In a genomic window of Saccharomyces kudriavzevii IFO 1802 strain IFO1802 genome assembly, chromosome: 2:
- the ADH5 gene encoding alcohol dehydrogenase ADH5 (similar to Saccharomyces cerevisiae ADH5 (YBR145W) and ADH1 (YOL086C); ancestral locus Anc_3.118) produces MSSQVVPKTQKAIVFYETDGKLEYKDVAVPEPKPNEILVHVKYSGVCHSDLHAWHGDWPFQLKFPLIGGHEGAGVVVKLGSNVKGWKVGDIAGIKWLNGTCMSCEYCEVGNESQCPHLDGTGFTHDGTFQEYATADAVQAAHIPQNVDLAEVAPILCAGITVYKALKRANLMPGQWVTISGACGGLGSLAVQYALAMGYRVIGIDGGEAKQKLFEELHGEIFIDFTKEKDVVGAVIKATDGGSHGVINVSVSEAAIEASTRYCRPNGTVVLVGMPAHAYCKSDVFNQVVKSISIVGSCVGNRADTREALDFFARGLIKSPIHLAGLSDVPEIFGKMERGQIVGRYVVDTSK; encoded by the coding sequence ATGTCTTCTCAAGTCGTTCCTAAAACCCAGAAGGCCATTGTCTTTTATGAAACAGACGGTAAATTGGAATATAAGGATGTTGCAGTTCCGGAGCCTAAACCTAATGAAATTCTAGTTCACGTTAAATATTCTGGTGTTTGTCACAGTGATTTACACGCATGGCACGGTGATTGGCCATttcaattgaaatttcCATTAATTGGCGGTCATGAAGGTGCCGGTGTTGTTGTTAAGTTGGGATCCAACGTTAAGGGATGGAAGGTCGGCGATATTGCAGGTATCAAATGGTTGAATGGAACTTGTATGTCCTGTGAATACTGTGAAGTGGGTAACGAATCTCAGTGTCCTCACTTAGATGGTACTGGTTTCACTCATGACGGTACTTTCCAAGAATATGCGACTGCCGATGCTGTTCAAGCTGCTCATATCCCACAAAATGTTGACCTTGCGGAAGTCGCCCCTATCTTGTGTGCCGGTATCACTGTTTATAaagctttgaaaagagcTAATCTGATGCCCGGCCAGTGGGTCACTATATCTGGTGCCTGTGGTGGTTTAGGTTCTTTGGCCGTCCAATATGCTCTGGCAATGGGTTACAGGGTCATTGGTATTGATGGTGGCGAAGccaaacaaaaattatttgaagaattacaTGGGGAAATCTTTATCGATTTcacaaaggaaaaggatGTTGTTGGCGCTGTCATCAAGGCTACTGACGGTGGCTCTCATGGGGTTATCAATGTGTCTGTTTCTGAAGCGGCCATCGAGGCGTCTACGAGGTACTGTAGACCCAATGGTACCGTTGTCTTGGTTGGTATGCCAGCTCATGCTTACTGTAAGTCTGATGTGTTCAACCAAGTCGTCAAATCCATTTCTATTGTTGGATCTTGTGTTGGAAACAGAGCTGATACAAGGGAGGCTTTGGATTTCTTTGCTAGAGGCCTGATCAAGTCTCCAATTCATTTAGCTGGTCTATCAGATGTTCCAGagatttttggaaagatgGAAAGGGGTCAAATTGTGGGTAGATATGTTGTCGATACTTCTAAATAG
- the MRPS9 gene encoding mitochondrial 37S ribosomal protein uS9m (similar to Saccharomyces cerevisiae MRPS9 (YBR146W); ancestral locus Anc_3.117), whose translation MRMCLSTIYQKNENDLPRRIVPKLPTFYSANPNHEDRINRLERLLRKYVKLPAQNNNEVQQTKAPWISFDEYALIGGGTRLKPTQYTQLLYMLNKLRNIDPQLTNEEITSELSQYHKKSSILSNNVKTKTLDEFGRSIAVGKRKSSTSKVFVVRGTGEILVNGRQLNDYFLKIKDRESIMYPLKVIESVGKYNIFATTSGGGPTGQAESIMHAIAKAVVVFNPLLKSRLHKAGVLTRDYRHVERKKPGKKKARKMPTWVKR comes from the coding sequence ATGAGAATGTGTTTGAGTActatttatcaaaaaaatgaaaatgacttgCCCAGGAGGATCGTCCCTAAACTACCAACATTTTATTCAGCAAATCCTAACCATGAAGATCGTATCAATCGATTAGAGCGCCTCTTAAGAAAATATGTAAAATTACCAGCTCAGAACAACAATGAAGTACAACAAACGAAGGCACCTTggatttcttttgatgaatATGCGTTAATAGGTGGTGGTACAAGGTTGAAACCTACCCAATATACTCAGCTGCTGTACATGTTGAATAAACTACGCAACATTGATCCTCAGCTGaccaatgaagaaatcacATCCGAACTATCTCAATATCATAAGAAAAGCtccattctttcaaataatgtCAAGACGAAAACTTTAGATGAGTTTGGAAGAAGTATAGCTGtaggaaaaagaaaaagttctACTTCAAAAGTCTTTGTCGTTAGAGGTACGGGAGAAATATTGGTGAATGGCCGACAACTTAACGATTATTTCCTTAAGATAAAAGATAGAGAATCCATCATGTATCCACTCAAAGTAATTGAGTCTGTCGGAAAATATAACATTTTTGCAACAACATCAGGAGGCGGGCCTACTGGCCAAGCTGAATCGATCATGCACGCCATTGCAAAGGCTGTGGTTGTATTTAATCCATTGTTAAAATCGAGATTGCATAAAGCTGGTGTCTTGACAAGAGATTACAGGCACGTAGAGAGAAAGAAGCCagggaagaagaaggcaagaaaaatgccaACGTGGGTCAAGAGATAG
- the RTC2 gene encoding cationic amino acid transporter (similar to Saccharomyces cerevisiae RTC2 (YBR147W) and YOL092W; ancestral locus Anc_3.105): protein MKLPPIIFNAKNISGIAGSISISCWIVVFVPQIYENFRRQSADGLSLLFIVLWLLGDIFNVIGAMMQNLLPTMIILAAYYTLADLVLLVQCMWYDKNKKGFLQEVKKDVDPVHLSPVIPIDGSVLQDVFSEYEPLLPRLEGEDNQSYNSLQRVGTEVIVKEDKNSSSDLLIVWGVMLVGFFSWYISYCSGVSKGIPDKKPTLEKINFPAQILGYLSAILYLGSRVPQIVLNFKRKSCEGVSFLFFLFACLGNISFIVSVLSMSVDPKYLILNASWLIGSAGTLLMDFTVFIQFFLYARSQYGKKAIDN, encoded by the coding sequence ATGAAGCTGCCTCCGATCATCTTTAATGCTAAAAACATAAGTGGAATTGCGGGATCCATATCAATATCCTGCTGGATTGTTGTTTTCGTACCACAGATTTATGAAAACTTCCGAAGGCAGTCCGCAGACGGATTATCACTGCTCTTCATTGTGTTATGGCTGTTGGGTGATATATTTAACGTCATTGGGGCTATGATGCAAAACTTACTTCCAACGATGATAATTTTGGCTGCCTATTATACATTGGCTGACTTAGTTCTGCTGGTGCAGTGCATGTGGTAtgataagaataagaaggGCTTCTTACAAGAAGTTAAAAAAGACGTCGACCCTGTCCATTTATCTCCAGTAATCCCAATAGATGGGTCTGTTTTGCAAGACGTTTTCAGCGAATATGAGCCACTTTTGCCGAGGTTAGAGGGGGAAGATAACCAATCATACAACTCGCTCCAGCGAGTTGGCACAGAAGTAATCGTCAAGGAAGATAAGAATTCTTCCAGTGATCTACTAATCGTATGGGGTGTAATGTTAGTCGGATTTTTCTCCTGGTACATATCCTATTGTTCTGGAGTGAGTAAGGGCATTCCGGACAAAAAGCCTACCCTTGAGAAGATCAATTTTCCCGCACAAATTTTGGGATATTTGAGTGCAATACTATACTTGGGCTCTAGAGTCCCTCAGATTGTTCTtaacttcaaaagaaaatcgtGCGAAGgtgtttcatttttattctttttatttgcGTGTCTAGGGAACATCTCTTTCATAGTATCGGTGCTTTCAATGTCAGTTGATCCGAAGTACTTAATTCTAAATGCATCTTGGCTTATCGGTAGCGCTGGTACGTTATTGATGGACTTTACGGTTTTCATCCAGTTCTTCCTTTATGCCAGATCTCAGTACGGGAAGAAAGCGATAGATAATTAA
- the YSW1 gene encoding Ysw1p (similar to Saccharomyces cerevisiae SPO21 (YOL091W) and YSW1 (YBR148W); ancestral locus Anc_3.106) has product MSNLGDTVEGNDTKRARFSSFAFASDNGILQKNNTLRNWFLKPTADYKGECGGKAENSINDAKPNDKNSQSSIEEKKLGRKVRAFFRQTNSSKDGGMSEDEEDASFWRKASNKGPKKEESPADRERQRGSFTKKIRNSIFKHPINGNEKDYNDEKNLLLPVEFSSDDENASHFTDANSHIIQSKSPEKLPSRNQSPTKGTNNKGQSKEYGSMFEEDSDGDEFSPDTPPENVLEGPYKFVFQTPNTFTSQPQPSVGEDFHNGGRYVIEYLSKRLTALNIEIDFESGRKADIFSEKELHRTSEKIIESIANEISTNETRKKGEQDELEKVKLENSRLSKFKHEHSLQKQEIISLKTKLESTNKKNNDLIIEMEKLKGNTPNERRKDYIFTDENENGDVIKSNTEPGVLKLNVNETSAKPQEAKAKPLKYLPRETRNNETRLRYLEKKISGLEKSLEKKKRQMKTNDVRIDLNKFTVDQFLNLLKSLNAVLQFHNVYGNNLKDYNDDIIKIETYCSVLNTNDCFEEPSLRLQENSFKRQLSPLFSNVNFSLIDQLTMNFKFYERSANFQKETIGGLRIMLEEKDNYIKTLMQHLKKKAGTKLIKDSKNVAST; this is encoded by the coding sequence ATGTCCAACTTAGGCGATACAGTAGAAGGTAACGATACCAAACGTGCCAGGTTTTCAAGTTTTGCCTTTGCATCCGATAATGGTATCTTACAGAAAAACAACACATTAAGAAACTGGTTTTTAAAACCGACAGCTGACTATAAGGGAGAGTGTGGCGGCAAGGCTGAAAATAGCATCAATGATGCCAAACCAAATGATAAAAACTCGCAAAGCtctattgaagaaaaaaaattgggaaGGAAGGTTAGAGCTTTTTTCAGACAAACAAATTCAAGTAAAGATGGAGGCATGtcagaagatgaagaggacGCGTCATTTTGGAGGAAGGCTAGTAACAAAGGCCcgaagaaggaagaatcCCCGGCTGATAGGGAGAGGCAAAGGGGGAGCttcacaaaaaaaatcagaaatAGCATTTTCAAGCATCCAATTAATGGTAACGAGAAAGACTATAATGATGAGAAGAATCTTTTACTACCGGTCGAATTCTCgtcagatgatgaaaatgcgTCTCATTTCACTGATGCGAACTCCCATATTATTCAATCGAAGAGCCCTGAGAAACTCCCTTCAAGAAACCAAAGTCCAACTAAAGGCACCAATAATAAAGGTCAAAGTAAGGAATATGGAAGTATGTTCGAAGAAGATAGTGATGGAGACGAATTTTCTCCAGACACTCCTCCCGAAAATGTTCTTGAAGGTCCATATAAGTTTGTATTTCAGACTCCGAATACGTTTACATCTCAGCCACAACCCTCTGTAGGGGAGGACTTCCACAACGGTGGAAGATATGTAATTGAGTATCTGAGCAAAAGATTAACAGCTTTGaatattgaaattgattttgagTCGGGAAGAAAAGCAGATATCTTTTCAGAGAAAGAGCTGCATCGAACAAGCGAAAAGATTATAGAAAGCATTGCTAATGAAATATCGACGAATGAAACGCGCAAGAAAGGTGAACAGGACGAACTTGAAAAGGTGAAGTTGGAGAATTCGAGATTATCAAAGTTTAAACACGAACATTCGCTACAGAAGCAAGAAAttatatctttgaaaaccaAGCTTGAATCCAccaataagaaaaacaatgatCTGATCatagaaatggaaaagttgAAAGGAAACACTCCAAATGAGAGGAGAAAGGACTACATATTTACAGATGAGAACGAAAACGGGGACGTTATAAAATCTAATACAGAACCTGGCGTTTTAAAGTTGAATGTTAATGAGACTTCGGCAAAGCCACAGGAAGCTAAAGCCAAGCCTTTGAAGTATCTTCCAAGAGAAACAAGGAATAATGAAACGAGGTTGAGgtatttagaaaaaaaaatttccgGTCTGGAGAAATctcttgaaaagaaaaagagacaAATGAAGACCAACGATGTCAGGATagatttgaataaatttACTGTTGACCAGTTTTTGAACTTGTTGAAAAGCCTTAATGCTGTCTTGCAATTCCACAATGTTTATGGTAACAATTTGAAGGACTATAACGATGATATCATCAAGATAGAAACCTACTGCAGCGTCCTTAACACAAACGATTGTTTCGAAGAGCCCTCATTACGCCTGCAGGAAAATAGCTTCAAAAGACAATTAAGtcctttattttcaaaCGTTAATTTCTCGTTAATCGACCAATTGACGATGAACTTCAAGTTTTACGAAAGATCTGCCAATTTTCAGAAGGAAACAATAGGCGGACTCAGAATAATGCTGGAGGAGAAGGATAACTACATCAAAACACTGATGCaacatttgaagaaaaaagctggcacaaaattgataaaagaCAGCAAGAACGTTGCTTCCACTTAA
- the ARA1 gene encoding D-arabinose 1-dehydrogenase (NAD(P)(+)) ARA1 (similar to Saccharomyces cerevisiae ARA1 (YBR149W); ancestral locus Anc_3.108) — MSSDTTSTESIVEKMLHPKTTEIYFSLNNGVRIPALGLGTANPHEKLAETKQAVKAAIKAGYRHIDTAWAYETEPFVGEAIKELLEDGSIKREDLFITTKVWPVLWDEVDRSLNESLKALGLDYVDLFLQHWPLCFEKVKDPKGLSGLVKTPVDDSGKTMYASNGDWLETYKQLEKIYLDPNDHRIRAIGVSNFSIEYLERLIKECRVKPTVNQVETHPHLPQMAMRKFCFMHDILLTAYSPLGSNGAPNLKIPLVKKLTEKYNLTGNDVLISYHIRQGTIVIPRSLNPVRISSSIEFSCLTKDELQELNDFGEKYPVRFIDEPFAAILPEFTGNGPNLDNLKY; from the coding sequence ATGTCTTCCGATACAACATCAACGGAAAGCATCGTCGAAAAAATGTTACATCCAAAGACTACGGAAATATATTTCTCACTCAACAATGGAGTTCGCATCCCGGCTCTGGGTCTAGGGACAGCAAATCCTCATGAAAAACTGGCTGAAACTAAACAAGCTGTTAAGGCTGCCATCAAGGCCGGATACAGACACATCGATACCGCTTGGGCTTACGAGACAGAGCCATTTGTGGGCGAAGCCATCAAAGAGTTATTGGAAGATGGATCTATCAAAAGGGAAGATCTTTTCATAACCACAAAAGTATGGCCCGTCCTGTGGGATGAAGTAGACAGATCTTTGAATGAATCTTTGAAGGCATTAGGCCTAGACTACGTTGACTTGTTTTTACAACATTGGCCAttatgttttgaaaaggtcAAGGACCCTAAAGGACTCAGCGGATTGGTAAAGACTCCAGTGGATGATTCTGGAAAAACAATGTACGCTTCCAACGGTGACTGGTTGGAGACTTACAAGCagctggaaaaaatttaccTTGATCCTAATGATCATCGTATTAGAGCCATCGGtgtttcaaatttctcGATTGAATACTTGGAGCGTCTCATCAAGGAATGCAGAGTCAAGCCAACTGTCAACCAGGTAGAAACTCATCCTCATTTACCACAGATGGCAATGAGAAAGTTCTGCTTTATGCACGATATCCTGTTAACAGCGTATTCTCCATTAGGATCCAACGGTGCACCTAACTTGAAAATCCCACTAGTCAAGAAGCTTactgaaaaatacaatttaACAGGTAATGATGTATTGATTTCTTACCACATAAGACAAGGCACTATTGTAATTCCAAGATCTTTGAATCCAGTAAGAATCTCCTCTAGTATTGAATTTTCCTGTTTGACAAAGGATGAACTGCAAGAATTGAACGACTTTGGTGAAAAATACCCTGTGAGATTCATCGATGAGCCATTTGCGGCCATTCTCCCAGAATTCACTGGAAATGGGCCAAACCTGGACAACTTGAAGTACTAA
- the TBS1 gene encoding Tbs1p (similar to Saccharomyces cerevisiae TBS1 (YBR150C) and HAL9 (YOL089C); ancestral locus Anc_3.109), with amino-acid sequence MDTDSGFTSGHETMNEAKKLTYEWASNSQQHVHRADNTGSLLGSTVPIIPPVLSNFPSAMSGTTMSPQLSPFPDHRSRQHALAHMMPADKNFLAYNMESFKSRVTKACDYCRKRKIRCTEIDPTYGKCGNCIKYNKDCTFHFHEELKRRREEALNNKETGKSVKKPKSDKENALEDEVFDVTAPSSNTSSTDSPPKLQKSTSSQENAEVFPARRTSDREEDLLDLLPIDKEILEKIELNHTKVSGKVFVLEEICKNMKETIEKLAEDTKINLVDKEYIKRPRRKQYSKALLTKQKMFRFRQNISSHLSDEEFLSPLNDMFTTTFKYSILQTKMALDFSFRSASSPSNDNILYPLPRLAIAKRLLENIKCPSLASLLHIIDIDQCLEIADTHYDSTKGRLPPSQAFLLNICLCLGATVTNFKEKQELIDEGNHEIYYFEKFELWRLRSFTFLNSVYYYHKLSVARADMTALKALLLLAKFTQQKISASSAVKVLSVAIKVALDLRLNLHSTYEDLELDEILKRRRLWCYCFSIDKFFSVVLSRPPFLKEENTDVLTDESYVELFRDKILPNFPKNYDDAQLEKLDDVISVVNLLANRLEYTPYIQSYFLSRLSLIESHIYYACFSIRTTLDDTLDEIIDNVLENWRSLDRMRDDLPIMLSLENYKQNMKILSLKSPELDFEINCCTTILLHLRWYHQKITLSLFVISIIRDNLDQRESSRHDIAEIIRTSKLNFKQSCIEVLNILKDFEYYPTVQNEFLYFSLTTIFSMFLYLSESMANDENALETGYIIELLRDTHARMLGPEEHYLSIHNLKWQTSLFFYTFFLRSTMEKFNLTSEYAEFYAFDSNYYEAILDKLVKHARNSKDDMVELLKTSFINKEKMAAFGSFVTEDQEKRKVSFNLFNQITVQDLNFLQLSGIPKLWGDSTLGPSKDSNDSNQKNANNNKNNKNNKNNDDDSSNDNNNKKNNDDNDDDADDDNNDNNDDDNDNDNNDSNYNDNSNNYKNKNNDDGDNDDDNYDRSLFPTGFTSPLDGACCEQAMNEEDEDEKSNKLFEKIEEHLEHGVFFYDRDFFFKNVCAKM; translated from the coding sequence atggaCACGGACTCAGGTTTTACAAGTGGTCATGAAACTATGAATGAGGCGAAAAAGTTAACATACGAATGGGCTAGTAATAGCCAGCAGCATGTTCACAGAGCCGACAATACCGGAAGTTTGTTGGGCTCTACTGTCCCTATAATCCCCCCAGTATTATCGAATTTCCCGTCTGCTATGAGCGGTACTACTATGTCGCCTCAGTTGAGCCCTTTTCCGGATCACCGTTCGAGACAGCACGCTTTGGCGCATATGATGCCTGCCGATAAGAATTTTCTGGCGTATAATATGGAGTCTTTCAAAAGCAGAGTAACCAAAGCCTGTGATTATTGTCGGAAGAGAAAGATTAGGTGTACAGAGATTGATCCGACTTACGGTAAGTGTGGAAACTGTATCAAATACAATAAAGATTGTACCTTCCATTTTCATGAAGaactgaaaagaagacGGGAAGAGGctttgaataataaagagACTGGGAAGTCGGTTAAGAAGCCCAAGTCGGATAAGGAAAATGCATTGGAAGACGAGGTTTTTGATGTTACTGCGCCATCGAGCAATACTTCTTCTACGGATAGTCCACCCAAACTACAGAAGTCCACTTCGTCACAAGAAAATGCGGAGGTTTTTCCCGCCAGAAGAACAAGTGAcagagaagaagatttaTTAGATCTTCTTCCTATCgataaagaaattcttgaaaaaatcgaacTCAACCATACAAAGGTTTCCGGTAAAGTTTTTGtattggaagaaatatgtaaaaatatgaagGAAACGATAGAAAAACTAGCTGAAGATACCAAGATTAACCTTGTTGATAAAGAGTATATCAAGCGTCCTAGAAGAAAGCAGTATTCTAAGGCTTTATTAACGAAGCAAAAAATGTTTCGCTTCCGACAAAACATTTCGTCACATTTATCTGACGAGGAATTTCTTTCGCCACTGAATGATATGTTTACAACAACTTTCAAATACTCTATTTTGCAAACGAAAATGGCACTGGATTTCTCTTTCCGATCCGCTTCATCTCCATCCAACGATAATATTTTGTACCCTTTGCCTCGTTTAGCGATTGCAAAGCGCCTGCTTGAAAACATAAAATGTCCATCCTTGGCTTCTCTCCTTCATATAATCGATATAGACCAATGCCTGGAAATCGCCGACACGCACTATGATTCCACCAAAGGAAGATTACCTCCATCACAAGCTTTTCTGCTTAATATCTGCTTGTGTCTTGGAGCCACCGTGACTAATTTCAAAGAGAAGCAAGAGCTAATCGATGAAGGCAATCACGAaatatattattttgaGAAGTTTGAGCTGTGGAGGTTGAGATCATTCACATTTCTTAATTCAGTCTACTATTACCATAAATTATCTGTGGCGCGCGCGGACATGACGGCATTGAAAGCATTGCTTTTGCTAGCGAAGTTTACTCAGCAAAAAATTAGTGCTTCATCAGCAGTCAAAGTACTTTCCGTAGCGATCAAAGTTGCTTTGGATTTACGACTCAATTTGCACTCTACTTATGAGGATTTAGAGCTCGATGAGATTCTTAAAAGAAGACGTTTGTGGTGTTACTGCTTTTCAATAGACAAATTCTTTTCTGTAGTGTTATCAAGGCCACCATTCCTCAAGGAGGAAAATACTGATGTTTTGACAGATGAAAGTTATGTCGAACTATTCAGGGATAAAATCTTACCGAACTTCCCTAAAAATTATGATGATGCACAATTAGAAAAGTTAGATGATGTTATATCAGTCGTAAACCTGCTGGCGAATCGCCTTGAGTATACGCCATACATTCAGTCATATTTTTTGTCAAGGTTATCTCTTATAGAGTCCCATATATATTACGCATGTTTTTCCATCAGAACTACCCTTGATGATACACTCGATGAAATTATTGATAACGTGTTGGAGAACTGGAGATCATTAGACAGGATGCGAGATGATTTGCCCATCATGCTGTCACTAGAAAATTATAAGcagaatatgaaaattttatctCTGAAATCCCCAGAGTTGGACTTTGAGATAAATTGTTGCACTACTATACTTCTACATCTCAGATGGTATCACCAAAAGATAACGCTTAGTCTGTTTGTAATATCCATCATTAGGGACAATTTGGATCAGCGTGAAAGTTCTCGGCATGATATAGCCGAAATTATTAGGACATCAAAATtaaatttcaaacaaaGCTGTATAGAAGTTCTGAACATTTTGAAGGATTTCGAATATTATCCCACTGTCCAAAACGAAtttctgtatttttctCTCACGACGATTTTTTCGATGTTCCTGTACCTGTCAGAGAGTATGgcaaatgatgaaaatgctCTGGAAACTGGTTATATAATTGAGCTATTAAGGGATACGCATGCCCGCATGCTTGGACCTGAAGAACATTATCTTTCCATACACAATCTGAAATGGCAAAcatctcttttcttttacacCTTTTTTCTACGAAGTACAATGGAAAAGTTTAACCTTACAAGCGAATATGCAGAATTTTATGCATTTGACTCAAATTATTATGAGGCTATCCTTGACAAATTGGTCAAGCATGCAAGAAACTCAAAAGATGATATGGTAGAGCTTTTAAAAACTTCATTCATAAATAAAGAGAAGATGGCTGCATTCGGGAGTTTTGTTACagaagatcaagaaaaaaggaaagtgtccttcaatcttttcaatcaaaTAACCgttcaagatttgaacTTTCTGCAACTTTCAGGCATCCCAAAATTATGGGGAGATAGTACTCTGGGTCCTAGCAAAGATTCAAATGATAGTAATCAGAAGAACGCtaacaacaacaagaacaacaagaacaacaagaacaatgatgatgatagtagtaatgacaataataataaaaaaaataatgatgacaatgatgaCGACGCTGATGAcgataataatgacaataatgatgatgataatgataatgataataatgatagtAATTATAACgataatagtaataactataagaataaaaataatgatgatggtgataatgatgatgataattATGATAGGTCTTTATTCCCAACAGGTTTCACCTCACCTCTTGATGGTGCATGTTGTGAGCAAGCAATGaatgaagaggatgaagatgagaagTCAAACAAATTATTCGAAAAGATCGAGGAGCATTTAGAGCACggtgtatttttttatgatcgggacttttttttcaagaatgtATGTGCAAAAATGTGA
- the APD1 gene encoding Apd1p (similar to Saccharomyces cerevisiae APD1 (YBR151W); ancestral locus Anc_3.110) has product MAFLNIFKQKSGDEASQLTTKGRKEISQSIKICSGDDGADQHDCTGDCKIEIDEGEQAFAKLKIEHETPLLNSSKTPKIHFVVPTSQVDWQHDACLEDPGSVQYKISQWCNSNSDKYSNVGTGKTLNCAVSSLPKDIMDIQVMRGTKNNVLVLPYFIWLNGLKSDNVAETLDDLVPALLNNTVSREKLLETRPNISVARERAFVFICSHTTRDKRCGITAPYLKRVFDGKLQEHGLYRDNSDYRPDGVKIAFVNHVGGHKFAANVQIYLQNSNTLIWLGRVTPVIVPSIVEHLIVPEEPMLPFPEKVRCIKKYQSW; this is encoded by the coding sequence ATGGCTTTTCTGAATATttttaaacaaaaaagtgGTGATGAAGCTTCACAATTGACGACgaagggaagaaaagaaatttctcaGTCGATCAAAATATGTTCAGGTGATGACGGCGCTGATCAGCACGATTGTACTGGTGATTGTAAAATAGAAATTGATGAGGGAGAGCAGGCCTTTGCCAAACTAAAGATTGAACACGAAACTCCCTTATTAAATTCATCTAAGACACCAAAAATTCACTTTGTTGTGCCTACATCTCAAGTAGATTGGCAGCATGATGCTTGCTTAGAGGATCCAGGATCTGTGCAGTACAAAATCTCCCAATGGTGTAACAGTAACTCCGACAAATATTCGAACGTGGGTACAGGAAAGACGTTAAATTGTGCGGTTTCTTCTCTACCTAAAGATATCATGGATATACAAGTTATGCGGGGAACCAAGAACAATGTTCTTGTCCTCCCTTATTTCATCTGGCTGAACGGTCTTAAGTCGGATAACGTCGCGGAAACCTTGGACGATTTGGTCCCTGCTTTATTGAACAATACTGTCTCGAGGGAGAAGTTGCTAGAAACACGGCCAAATATATCAGTAGCACGTGAACGTGCATTTGTCTTCATATGCTCACATACCACAAGAGACAAAAGATGTGGGATTACCGCCCCATATTTAAAAAGGGTGTTTGATGGTAAATTACAAGAGCATGGTCTATACAGGGATAATTCTGATTATAGGCCAGATGGCGTTAAAATTGCGTTTGTTAATCATGTCGGTGGTCATAAGTTTGCAGCGAATGTTCAAATCTATTTGCAAAACTCTAATACCTTAATCTGGCTGGGGAGAGTAACGCCAGTTATCGTCCCTTCCATTGTGGAGCACCTGATAGTTCCCGAAGAACCTATGCTTCCATTTCCTGAGAAAGTCCGTTGCATCAAGAAATATCAAAGCTGGTAA